The Triplophysa dalaica isolate WHDGS20190420 chromosome 18, ASM1584641v1, whole genome shotgun sequence genome includes the window CGTAGTtacgtttatgttgttgctttgaaactgtctatagaGTCAGAAATACAGTGCTGCCCACCTTGCCAGAGTTCTCAGGACTGATAGCAATCCCAAAGGCAGTGTTGATGAAGGTACCGTTGATAAGCTCTGTGATATCCTGAAATGACTTTCCATAGTCTTCACTTCACAGCGTGTGGGTTGAAAGACAGAGGGAatgagaaacagagaaaaacaggAGGTAAAACAACGTCAATATTGAGAAAAGGTACATTTAAAATTCTAGCCATCCAATCATATAGCACTCACCTTCTATAGAGGTTAGACTGACCAAGATTCAGGAAGACTAATGGCATCTGAAATGTTGTCAGGGCCAAAACAACCTATGACCGAGACACAAAGTAAGCTACACAAGTCATGTTTAAACTGCAGTAAATACCACATTAGTTGTGGTCAGAGAAAATGGAAGAGTCTCTTAACACTAGAATGGCCTTGAATGTCCGCAGGAGCATAAGAGAGGTTAAACTGGTTATGACATCTTTATGCGCTATATTAAGAGCTGTTTTTTTACAACAATACAAAGTTTTGAAACAGTAAATTCTACATTTAATcctgaaaaaaagagaaaaaacagaacCTAAAATTGTCTACATTGTCATGCGACCTTGAATGGAACGTTTTGCAAGCGTGTGAAAATGTGCAAACATTACTATACATAAATTGAAAGTAAAACTCACCCCAGTTCCGTCCCCCACCCAAGCCAGCGACACAGATCCACTGATGTGAGGAAACGTAAACTggaaaaaagataaatgttgaacaaatcaaataaagccACGGGCAATAGGCACTCTACAGCAAGTCCTAGAAAGAGACTACCAGCCTATGCAAAACACATGCTAACCTCAAACAAAAGAGTGAATTGGAAACCTAGCAACtgcatttataataaacataaactgatacaaatcaatgtttataatttcaaaaatataaagaacatgTGTTGTTGCTTATAAATAAGGCCTGGTGCAtatatttgtcatcatttgaCACATATAGAATATTATACTGAATTCCACAGTGCACCTAAATTGAATGGGTGAATAGGCTGAAAGGTAAGTTTCAGAAAACGCAACTCTCTTTGTTTCCAAAGCATTTACTGTTGTCTGACAAAGGTGAGGAGGTTCTTGCAAATTCGTGCCACTTCTTTTGAATTCATGACCACTTTCCACAGAGATACAGACACATTTGTGACTAATGAAAGACGTCTATCAGGGGGCTGTTGAGTTTAAAGATGATACTGGTGGAACAGAGCCGATGTGAGAAACAGGTTAAGGTGTTGAACCTTATTGTCATTATATCTCATTTCAGACGAAACAACCAGGGTTTTCATAAGGAAGTCACTGAAAACGTCATTACAATTATGATTGTAATAACTATTTGTGTTATAATGCATATCCTTTGTAAAAGCATCGAGTATTCATAGTTGGTTGTGGAAAACATTAAGCATGCATGTTGCCATACCAGTTTGACTCGTAATACGGCTGAGACCCCAAATAGTCAACTACATTTCCTTACTTAAGAACGACACAACTCAAATACACTTTAGATTTTAGatttaaaccaaaatatttcctaaataaaatGGGTAATGACAGAAACCCAGAACATAAAAAAGTTCACTAAGTTTTACgttacatttactgtaattaatACCGAATTTGATAATGTTTTAACTTATCAAGTTACACTTCATTATAACATCTACGCACCTGCCTAACGTTACCTAAATAGCACCTTTGTGCAGCATACATTATAAACTTTTCGATTAAAAAAACGATGAACAGTGCAGCCAACTAGGTAACGTTACTGAGAAAGAATTATGGGTTCCGCATCTGTGCACAAATGCATGTTTGCTATGTGAACTTACTTCGTTCGTGTTcttgtttaactttttctcaTATCCTTCCAAACGATTGCACGAGTCCGCATCTCTCTTCTGCATGTGATGATGGATGAGAGAAAGCCCGACATCTGGTCCCATCTCGGTGAGACTTTTCGCGGATACAGCAGTCTTTACATACACCCGGTGCGCGTTATTGGATCCTGGATCCACAAGAAAATCCACACCAAAAGCCATGGGAAATAATAACACAGCGATCAAGTGTCCCAGGCAACCCATTTCTAGTTGTTAACGTATTTCAAACACGACAGTATAGttgttgtattaaaaataacacatgaaCTCCTTTAGTAAGCTGTGTCTCCCTCCTGTCCTTGCCGACGATCAACACAAAAACCGATAGGCTGTGACAGAGTGATATCGCTGCTACACATTTTAGTGCAGCCTCCACGGAGAGGCTCCGATATCAATCCCCTTTTATGTGATCTGTACAACTTCAAAGACCGTAAAAAATCGCAGACCACCCCAGTTTACGAGATAACACAATATTTTGTACCGACCACTTCAATAACGATATGCACTGAAAGAGAATCAATAACGGCGAAACGAATGCACCTTGCAATTGCAAGTCCTTCTAGTGATTGGCTGCAGCGACTTGCAATTTTCTGATTGGTCAGCAAGGTTTCTGTGATCCTGTGCGAGTCAAGGTAGTTTGACATGTCACACTTCAGACAACAGCAGAACTCTTCCtaaattacaaatgtaaaattgtaGGTTTCATTCTCATATCTGCCCGATCTTAGTAACTCCATTGTCCTGTATgctaatttatataaaataatgttttattgtgaatgCATGTTGCAACTAGCAACGTTGTCTTTATTTTGCTTCTATCTTTgcatatattaataaatgcaattCTCAAATTGCATTCAGCCCAAGACCATTTCCTGCCCTTTCATATGTGAAGGTTTGCACAAAATAAAGTcctctttatattttttcaagtgcTCTCACAGTATTAAAGTGCATGACTTATGTTGTCAGTTTATTCTCTTTGATTTCAGAGGGAAGTTAAATTTGCAACAGTAAGTATGACTCATGGAAGTAGAAAGGGGCCACGTGATGCGCATTACGGTTTACCACACGCCTGTGGATTATTTCTGTGACTCATATCATAATAAATTAGTCTAGCCAACCTTCCCACAGAGATtaacttttttatcattttttttgtattataaaagaTGTTTTCAGTTACACAGTGTACTTAAGATAATGAAATATGAACAAATGACCAAGAAAGTTCTAGAAATTATTGGATTTTTTACCCCTAACTTTCCTTCTCATTTTGCAAGATTCTGCACAACTGATTATACAAAATAAGCATTCCTTGGGCtaaaattgaattacatttcacatgcaacttaaagggatacttcacccaacaattctgtcatcatttattcacatttgatttgaaatacgtttattttttctgatgaacacagagaacgatattatgaagaatgcttttaaccaaacagactcctatagtaggaaatattactttatcatttttgttctgttctgttgaacacaaaataagacatttcgaagaatgtaaaaaagcaaacagttctgggacactttatACTACCATTGCATTTATCAGCAACATTAAGAGTTATTTATGtacaaaagcacacatttaatgtattatttttggtGCACATTAGACACATGTGATTTAATGGCACAGGCTCTGGCACATGGGATATCCTATGACCACAAACCATGTGACATAGAAAAGAGGGACTTTATCCCTTTAACCAAAGCATCCTTCTCGTGAAATACAACGTGATAAGGGCGTCCTCTTATGGTCATACTACGTCAAGGCTGTTCAAAGTCGATTTAGTTTAAGACGTAAATTCATTTCAACAGATGaagatgtacagtattttaaacatattttttttattagtgtaGTCAGCTCATTTGAGTTAATAATTATGTATGCACAGGTAGCACTCATATGTCATTTACGTGCTCTTTAATAGTGTCCAGTTCAAGTAAATTTATGAAATTTAtaaaaagctcttttttgtataaatttatCTTAAAAAGCTACAAAGTTGGTTAAACGAGCACAAGATTTAGGTAACAGTTACTTAGAAATTAGCGATGAAATATAAACGTATTACTGTATTATTGTAACTATACTATGTATCTGATGATGTATAATGAATGTGTATGAACGTGAATTACTATGGTGcaatttaaaagaaacattaaaagttAACGTGTTAAACGATCATAAACGAATATACGAATTTCCTTAAAGTTTCCGCTATGTCTCCGGTCATACGTCTGGGTGGGTAGTACGTCACGAGTCACGTGTTAAAATCATTAAGCAGAAAGGGGAAAAAAACTTTGACAACTTTTAGATATTTGACTGTGGACTTACCAAGGTATTATTTCGGAGTCTTTATTGATTTATAATCACTGAAATTAACTGTATGTTCTCCACCATACGAACGTTCATTCACATCTGCCAACCGGAGTATGTTATTCAGATACGATGAAATTAGCGTAAAAACTTATTTAGGAAAAATTGCGAAGTGCTGACTGACACTCGCGCCACAGCTCGTTTAGCGTTTCACCACATTTCCGACAGCAGTTGAGTTTATCGCACCATTTCCTGTCAGTTGTAACAATCATTTGACGTGTCCTTGTTGATGCCTTATTTGCAGAGCACGATGAGCGGATTTCAACTTGATCTCGGCCCGTTGAAAGAACCACTGGGATTTATACGTGTACTGGAATGGGTAAGTAGTTAAAAAGTTAATGCCTATGTTTAAGGCATTTAAAGGTGCATTACTTTTTAAAGCACCTAGACATGTCTTTATAGAAGTTTCATAAGTCAAAACTCATAATTTGAGTCACATGCTTcttaaacaaaaactttatttaaagaaacatgttaAAAACAGCTTTCAATCTTTAAGTTTAATGATGCAACGTGTGCAATACGTGATTAAGTCATATTGTGAGTCAAAAAGCCTATTAATTGTTGTCCTGCCTTTGTAATAAGTGGTTACACTCTTATTACAAAGCAAAGAATCATGATAATTTGCCGAGAAGatcttacatttttgttactCTCTATGATTTAATCTCTTGTTTAATCTTATCATGATGTTATTTAATACATAGCTCactattatacaaatatttacataacgTATTGGTGTACTATGCTCATAattctttgtgttattttttgtatacCGTATAATATTAGGCATGATTTGCTTTTTGTATTTCCTGTAAAACAGTTAAGTTTAGTTGGTGGGCTTAATTTCGGATGTTTGATTGCGTAACATTTAtgatttctatatttcataaatgccACAAAATATGTAGCCCCCATAGATCCAAACCTGAAACCAATTTCTTTCTGTTCACTTGTTCTTTCTCTTTTATTGCCGCAGATATTTGCCATATTTGTATTTGCTACAATAGGAGGGTATTCTGGCTCCACAAGTTTTAACATCCAGTGTAAAGGCAAGGGAAACCATGAAGTTCTTGTTACCTTCAGCTACCCTTTTAGGTGAGCGTCACTAAGTTTGGGTTATACTGATTTTAAGATTATAGAATACACTGACAGAGACCGGCCAATACATTCTTCCTTCATTTCCTTTCAAtaatatacagatttttttcatccaaTGTTTATGTTACACAGGCTTAACACCCAGAGTTACGAAGTCCCAACATGCAAGGTCAATGAGACAAAGTCTGATACCATGAATTTGATTGGAAATTATTCATCTTCGGCTGAGTTTTTTGTCGCTGTTGGTGTTCTGGCTTTTTTCTACTGCACTGCAACGCTTGTGTTGTACCTGGGTTACCAGCACCTTTACCGAGAGTCTCCACGTGGCCCCATTGTTGTAAGTGTGTTTAAGAACCAATACCTATTTTTAGATATCTCTTGCTTTTGTAAATCTTCACTGGGTGTTCATGATATGTGGGCTGTTAAACTGTTTTAAGTCACAGATTCACCCTTTTGTACGGGAAATTACATATTGCCATTGCATTGGACAAATTGGGACGAAATATGACCACCTTTGAGTTAAACTGAGTTCTGAAACTTTTCTGTGCTGTTGCAAACTTTTGTGTGGGGTGTTAAGAGAAACGTTCACATTGGTGTGTAAATTAAGAAACAGAGGGGTGAGTTTTTCTGACAGCCGctacaaatgtttttgaaagcTTGAGGCTTGAGAAGATGCATTGAATGGTCTTTATTTCAACTGGTTAAACTCGTCTGCCTCTAAACAAAAGGATAACAGGACATGCTGGACCAATTGTGTGAagtaaaactatattttattttaccacTTTAACTTTTTACAGGATCTGCTGATAACTGGGGTCTTCGTGTTTTTGTGGCTGGTTTCATCTTCTGCCTGGGGGAAAGGCCTCACTGATGTGAAACATGCAACTAGTCCAAATACACTAGTGTCGATACCTGAAGTCTGTAAACTCAACAGTTGCACTGCTGGGCATGTTCCCCTAATGGGTCGTCTCGATTcctcagtggtaagagaattATGACATATTACAAAATTATCAACTGACGTTATACATCTTTTTCTAATGaatttttaagatttaataaaaGGTCAAATGAGGCTAATAATGCAAGTCATGTTTTCACCAGTGGatccacatactgtatgtttctgtatactgtattttatccttttcatttaaaaaaatgctttgctTATTATTTGATGTCATCGCTTATTTCTAGATTTTTGGATTCCTCAACCTTATCCTGTGGGGAGGAAACTTCTGGTTTATCTATAAAGAGACGCCATTCCACAAGTCAGTGAATCTGCAAGAGGAAACAGGACAACCGTAATGAAATGGCAGGTCCCATCTACATTCATCAAGCAGGTGTTGATGCAACACACCTCTGCCGATTGATCCTGGATATACATAAGATGACTCATGTCACAAAAGCACTATAAGCAGTCATCCTATTTCTATACTGTTCTATACAATTTGCACACACTACAGCAAAGCTGTATATTTGGAAAATgtgcattgttatattttaaaggtACAATTGCACCTGGGCACAAACATGTATGTACGCAGTAAATTGTTACAGCTGTCATTAAAATGTTACGTTTCATCTCTTTAATGTTACTATTAAATTGTTGAAATTACTTGactctgtgtgtttttaatacCTTTAACTGAATGGTATTAAGTTGGTTTTAACCTGAttttgtgattgttgtgttatCTTTTATAGAAATTGCTGTTGCACGTTCTCGTATTCTCATTGCTGTTTTTATTCCACTTTGACCTTGTCATCTTATATATATTtccattttgctttaaatgcaatTTCTGTTTGCACCTTGAACTCCGTtaaattgttcaaatgtttacatgtcaAACCAGGCACAACATGTTTTATCCTTTTTTGTATGAGTTACAGAAGAGTAGCGGATTTATTAAAAGCATAAAGgatttaatatttgttgaaaTAATTATGAGGTTGTGTTATACTCTGTGTAGTTCACACACAGATGatgttattttcaaaaatatttcagtGGGGGTTTTCCTTGGTTATTTCCTATATGAGAAAGGGAGATGGTACGGACGAGAGAGTGCACAATAAATTTTTTCCTAAATCAACATTAATATGtctatgatatatttttttctttgatgaAACATACAGACGAATTTACAGCTCTTCAGTATGCATGTCTACACTTAAATATTGAATGGATTTTTAAATCTTGTAAACTCAAATACTATTTTATGAATattgatttcaataaaattggGTTTTGGCACAATCTGCTATTGCCTCATGAAATTAGATATGGGGGACTCTTTGTCAAATTATGCTATGTTTTGCATGGTTTAAATCTTTACGAATTCGGAAATTAATGTGAGATCACCTCTCTAGATGTTTTGGCTAGAAGGGATCCACGCAGCTACCTCCAttgggcatgcgcacttcaacACCGCATACGTTTTGTGACGCTGTtgacttatattttattattattgtaagggTTAGGTTTAGTGTTGGCGTTAGATGTTATTAATTGTAAATATATGGCAAGATGTTGCACCACTTTCTGGCCGTAGCTGTGTCCCTTCTATCCACAACCTTCTAAGTTAGATGTTGGCGGAACCTGCACGCGCTGAAACGGGAATGGCTGCCCTAGATCGCCGGTTTGCCATTCTTGATTTTGTAGGGCAAAGCTGGACCTCTTTGATCGACAAAGCGGCCCTATCCACACCGGAAGGTGAGTGAAACGACCTCCGCTCTTGATAATTTCGTCTGTAATCACAAAACGTCCCTTGTGAGCACAGGAAATGGATTTGTTTCGAAATAAGCCGACCCCGAACGCCGGGAACCAATCTAAGGACCAACCGGGTCCTAGAGCCTTGTGGGTTTCAACCCTCGACTCGCGGTACATTCGGGAAATCTCCCAGGTCCTAGCGCACCGCCTACTGATATAGACCCCTACCTAAAAGCTTCAGAGTCGCAAACGAATTTGTAATGTGCCAAAAGAGAGACATTCCATGTGTCTCGATCAGCTCCCTTGTTCAGCAACGTTAGTCAGGACATTGCGTACGGACAAAGCTGTAAATGCACATTCACACGTTAATTTCACTGTTAGTACATCCGACAATGAGCGTGACAACTACCGTACGCAACGTTTTTGTGCGTACGCAGCGTTGATACATGAGGCCCCAGGTCCCGATGAGAAGAAGGGAGGGAGCCGTAGGGTCCTTAACATCTCCGGCACCCATGTACACAATATACTGATCACGATCTCGGGATGCCTCTTTTGCTTGGAATAAtttactaaacattttaaagttgacTGTACTCCTGTCCTTAAATAAGTTCAAGACACTTTTAACAAATTATGTGTTTTGTTCTTTGAAAGTTTGTTGTTGTGAATTATGATTGttgtacttgtatatgtattATATCAAGCTGCTTTCTTGGCCAGGTCCCTCTTGTAAAAGAGATTTTAATCTCTATGAGTTTTATatggttaaataaatattgaatgaaAATGTCTATTAGTGTGAGGTTGTGATGAGTTCAATGTTCGTGTGCGATTAGGTGATGTGACACTTTCATGGAGGTGGAGTTTAATTTGGCCAGCAAACTAACAATAAATAGACTAACGTTACAGTCACTTTAAAGACACCGGtcgtgtgtaaatgtgtacaattTTAACAATAGCAGTGTCAGGAAATGCTAGATTGAAGTTCCACTTTGCATTAGCCTACAACTAGCTTGCCCTCGCTGTACAACTATGCTGGTGGCATCTTCACTCACTTAAGTTACTGAGTGAGACATCGTGACTCACTCAAATGAATAACGCTTCTAGGTAGCTCTGAGTAAATAGGCCAGTTCTGAACAATTAAATTCCCACACATGAATaattacattttccattttgACAGAATAAACTCTTAAGAAAGCCGTTCAACATAGATGTGAGTGTGATCTAgtttcacttcctgtttgtttcACTGCTTATTTTAGGGACCTTTCTGGAAGAGTGTGACAAAAATGTGAAGAAAACGATGGAGACGACGCCTCTTAAAAAAGAGGGTACTGCAGCGAGAATAGGATATAAACTCAAACTACAGATGGAACGTTGTGTCATCTCATTTAGAAACATTTTACTCCTCTTACAGACATGTCTATATATGGTCACTGCCCAACACATGATGACTTCTTCCTGGTGGTGTGTATCCATTGTGGGCGGCTGGTGAAACCACAAGCTTTTGAGAGACATTGTGAGAGTCGACATGGTCCCTTCGGCAAGCTCTACGGCCTTTCATTCAACTGCTCTCCAGACCGGTCCCAGCAAGGTGAACCCCCTTCCCAGCACGGCAGCCTCTGTGAGGGTCAGGACAGGAGGCACCAGGATGCCAGAGCCCCACGAGACCCACCACTATGCTCTCCCCACCAGGGACGCTCCAAACCACAGCGTGAAGAACAAAGGTGCAAAGCAAAACCAGCTCTTGGAAAATCTCACGCACATTAATTAATTTCTAAACTCTCATTTTGTCTGTCATCCCTCTTCCAGTATTCAGCAGGTGGATAACATTTTCCATGGAAATCCTGCATCGCCTTTGCATTTTTCCAACCCCGGTACCAGAAACCCACACCATCGGGGACCCACTCCATCAAAAGCACCCCCACCAGCTTAGAAACCTCTCCAGAAGAGTTTGGACTTTCACAGTCCACATCATGGAGCAAGAGCATACAGCAGAACATACAAATATGTCCTTAGTAAGTGTCTCACATAAAGTCATTTTGGGAACAAAATTGAGGTGACATGACAGCTCTCTGTATTTGTGAGTTTGTTTGGATCTTGCAAatagagttaaatataatttgatgCTATTTTTGTCATGATTTAAACAGTATTCAAATgagctttgtttgtttgtttgttttagagaaAGATTGTGATTTGGACAAGCACTGTGGGGTGATGGATCCCGAGAGAAAGAAACTGTGCACAAGACTGCTTGCGTGTAATGTAAGCATAAAGGCattttatagaaatatataCAACATCAACatatacatttga containing:
- the sypl2b gene encoding synaptophysin-like protein 2b isoform X1; this encodes MPYLQSTMSGFQLDLGPLKEPLGFIRVLEWIFAIFVFATIGGYSGSTSFNIQCKGKGNHEVLVTFSYPFRLNTQSYEVPTCKVNETKSDTMNLIGNYSSSAEFFVAVGVLAFFYCTATLVLYLGYQHLYRESPRGPIVDLLITGVFVFLWLVSSSAWGKGLTDVKHATSPNTLVSIPEVCKLNSCTAGHVPLMGRLDSSVIFGFLNLILWGGNFWFIYKETPFHKSVNLQEETGQP
- the sypl2b gene encoding synaptophysin-like protein 2b isoform X2, which encodes MSGFQLDLGPLKEPLGFIRVLEWIFAIFVFATIGGYSGSTSFNIQCKGKGNHEVLVTFSYPFRLNTQSYEVPTCKVNETKSDTMNLIGNYSSSAEFFVAVGVLAFFYCTATLVLYLGYQHLYRESPRGPIVDLLITGVFVFLWLVSSSAWGKGLTDVKHATSPNTLVSIPEVCKLNSCTAGHVPLMGRLDSSVIFGFLNLILWGGNFWFIYKETPFHKSVNLQEETGQP